DNA from Flavobacteriales bacterium:
GTCCCCTGCCCGTTGCGGACCTTCCCGGCTATGGCGTTTCCGGCGTGGCGGTGACCTTCTGCGAAGCACCGGGATGCTTGAGCGTCACCGTTGGTGCCAGCGATGTGCCGCTTGCCGAGCTCTCGCTGATCTCCATCATCGATGAGCTGGGCTTCCAGCAGCAGGGGTTCAATGCGCTGACGGGTTTCTTCGGTCCGCTGGGCGAGCTGAGCGAGACCTGCGACGGGGTGGACAACGACTGCGACGGCGCGGTTGACGAGGAGTTCATGTGGTACCCCGATGCCGATGGCGATGGGTGGGGGGCGAATGTGCCCGCGGTGATCTCCTGCACGCCAATGGCCGGTTCGGTGCAGCAGACCGGCGATTGCGATGACACGAACGCGGACGTCTTCCCCGGTGCGAGCGACCCGTGCCCGATGGCCGATGGCATCGATAACGATTGCAACGGCCTGGCCGATGACCAGGACGGGGTCTTCTGGTTCGCGGATGCAGATGGTGATGGTTGGGGCAGTGAGCTGGACATCGTGCAGGCCTGCACCCAGCCTCCGGGCTATGCGACCGCTGCTGGCGATTGCGACGATGCGGATGAGACGGTCTTTCCCGGCGGCCCCGAACTCTGCGACGGCCTCGACAACGACTGCGACGGCGAGGTGGATGAGGGCTTCACTTGGTACGTGGACGCCGATGGAGACGGCTTCGGCGACGAGGCCTCCGCAGCGGTCTTCTGTACACCTCCGTTGGACTTGGTGCAGCTGGGCGGCGACTGCGACGACAGCGATGCGGACACCTACCCCGGAGCACCCGAGGGCTGCGACGGCGTGGACCGCAACTGCGACGGGGTGATCCCCGGGACCAACGGCACCGAGGTGTACAGCCCCAACTGGACGGCCACCGCCACCACCGGCGCCACCGTGGAGCTCTACGGCCTGCTGGCCCAGGGCAAGACCGTGGTGCTGGACCTCTTCGCGGCCTGGTGCCCGCCCAGCCAGCAGATGCTCACCGCCAACTTCCTGCAGGACTGGAACGCGCACATGGGCCCCGACGGCACCGACCAGATCCGCATCGTGGCCATCGCGGTGGACCAGAGCGCGGGTGATGTAACGCCCTTCATCGACGAAGCGCAATGGCCCGTGATCGTGCAGGACGGCGAATCCTTCGGGACCCTGTACAACGCCATCGGCATGTTCGACAACGCCGTGCCCACCTTGCTGATGATCTGCCCCGATCGTTCGGTGACCATGCTTTACGGCGGACCGGATGCTCTTCCGTACACCGGCCTCTTCGAATATGACGCCCAAGCGGCCACCGCCCTCCTGAACGAGCGCTGCGGCTGCCGCGAAGCCTGCACCACCAACATCGGGTGCATGGACGTGAACGCCTGCGACTACGACCCCAACGCCACCTGCCCAGGCCCCTGCGCACAGGCCCAGGAGTGGTTCGTGGACAACGACGGTGATGGCGTGGGCAGCACCTCGCTCGGCACCGCCTGCACCCAACCCGCCAACAGCGCGCCCGTGGCCGGTGATTGCAACGACGATGACCCCACCGTGCAGCAGGGCTTCACGCTCTTCGTCCTCACCGAGGACCCCGGCGACTTCGGCACCGCGCACTACGTGGTGCAGCACAGCGGCGGGGTGCTGGAAGGCGACCTGGACCTGCCGGCGGAGACCGAGGGGATCGGTGAACTGCCCGTGTGCATCGGAGCGGGATGCTACTCCATCAGCATCACGCAGAACGATGTGCCGCTGTGGGAGGAGACCATCCTGCTCTTCCCCGGTGACGAAGGGGAACAAGTGACCTTCAACACCTTCGACGGCTACCAGGGCGGCGGCAGTGCCGAAGTGTGCGACGGTGTCGATAACGATTGTGATGGCACCGTGGATGAAGGCTGTGGCAACTGCGATGCCGCCGACCGCGCGTGGATCCTGGCGAACCAGGCCACCATCGAGACCATCATCGGCAATAACCTGAACGCCTGCCTGGCCAGCGGCGATCAACTGGCCTGCTTCACGGAGGCCCTGGTGCAGAACACGCCGCTGCCGGAAGCTTGCGCCGCTTGCGTGGCCCAGCGCTACGTGTGCATCATCAGCGAGTGCCTGGCCGCCTGTGTCAGCGGTTTCGGAACCCCTGAATGCCAGGCCTGCGTGAACGCCAGCTGCAACGCCGCCTACTTCGCCTGCGCCGGCTTCACCGATGCCGACGGCGATGGCTTCGTGGCCGAGCTGGACTGCGATGACGCGAACCCGAACGCGTACCCGGGTGCGAACGAGCTCTGCGACACCATCGACAACGACTGCGACGGCCTGGTGGATGAGACGCCCACGCTCTATTACGCCGACCTGGACGGCGATGGCTGGGGCGATGAGAACAACACCGTGGAAGGCGGATGCAGCCCGCCCAACGGCGCCACCAGCCAGGTGGGCGATTGCGACGACAGCAACGCCGACATCTATCCCGGCGCGCCCGAGCTGTGCAACGGCATCGACGACGATTGCGATGGCGCTGTGGATGACCTCGCCGGAACCGCCTACTATGCGGATGCCGACGGTGATGGCTACGGCGACATCAACAGCGAACAGTTCTCCTGCACGCCCATCCCCGGCCTCATCACCCAAGGCGGCGATTGCGACGATACGGATGAGGCCATCAACCCCGGCGCCGCGGATCCCTGCGATGCCATCGACCAGGACTGCAGCGGCGGGCCCGTGCTCACCACCTGGTTCGTGGACAACGATGGGGATGGCTTCGGCAACGATGCCACGACCACGGAGGATTGCACGCAACCCTCCGGGTACGTGGCCACGGGTGGCGATTGCGACGACTCCAACAGCGATGTCTTCCCCGGCAACGGCTGCAGCAACTGCACACCCACGGAACAGGCGTGGATCGCCGCGAACCAGCAGACCCTGCTCAACGCCCTGAGCGATTGCGCCCTGCAATGCCTCGGTGATCCGGGTTGTCTCGCCGGTTGCCTGCAGGCCAACGGAGTACCGCTGGGCGCCGCATGCCTGGGCTGCGTGGACGGTTACCTCGCCTGTGTGCAGGACAACTGTTCGTTCCCGTGCCTCAACGCTCCCGAGTTCTGCTTCTCCTGTCAGGTGCAGGCCGGCTGCCTGGCGCAGCTGGCCACCTGCATGGGCCAAGTGGACGCTGATGGCGATGGCTGGTGGGCCGGCAGCGATTGCGACGACAGCAACGCCAACGCCTTCCCCGGCGCAGTGGAGGTGTGCGATGGCGTGGACAACGACTGCGATGGCAGTGCGGACGAGGGCCTCAGCGTGACCTACTACACCGATTCCGATGGCGATGGCTTCGGCGTCTTCGGCACGGAGATCACCGGCACCTGCGAACAGCCCCCCGGCACGGCCACGCAGGGCGGCGACTGCGACGATGCGGATGATACCGTATACCCTGGCGCCCCCGAGCTCTGCGATGGCCTGGACAACGATTGCGATGAGGTGGTGGACAACGAAGCCGGCATGCTCTACTACACCGATGCCGATGGTGACAGCTATGGCGACGATGCCACGGCCGTATACTCCTGCACGCCCGTCCCCGGCGCGGTGACCGTGGGCGGTGATTGCAACGACGCCGACGCTGCCATCAATCCCGGCGCCGCCGATCCCTGCGACAGCATCGACCAGGACTGCAGCGGCGGGCCGGTCATTGCCACCTGGTACCTGGACAATGATGGCGACGGCTTCGGCAGCGAGGCGACGAGCCTGGACGACTGTGCGCCACCCGGTGGCTATGTGGCGCTGGGCGGCGATTGCGACGATGCCAACAGCGACCTCTTCCCCGGCAACGGCTGCAGCAACTGCACCGTGACCGAGCAAGCCTGGCTCGCGGCCAACCAGCAGACGCTGCTCAATGCCGTGGGCG
Protein-coding regions in this window:
- a CDS encoding MopE-related protein encodes the protein MAKRSLSLLTLLLLLLVTSGLHAQSSWVPGEVLVRLKQASDTALVRAQWLQQAQQGPVLQHMALLGEGSRYAELRFSGVVPSGEPELERLVATLPAVESTSLNYLVQRRAQPNDPQYGSQWHLADMNVEAAWDFSTGGATATGQRIAVGIVDSGVEQNHPDLAANVVFAGSAADEHGTQVAGVVGAVGNNGIGVSGVNWDVDLVSPANVTTLSDAFEQFQFCLNQRTLFNQSNGAQGRLIVALTVSWGIPNAQCGFGDPLFDDLGAAGILVVTAGPNDPTDIDVVADYPATCPNANNIVVTSYGQQDQVPFAVGDNTVHLLAPGLGIPTTDFGGGYDAVAGNSFAIPNVAGAVALLYSNDCSSFAQAILTDPLGTALQVKQAILSNVAPFPGGNAITITGGKLDVGAAYTALRNQCCPELTVTLDSPAGADAQYELMNGQGIVLAQGIGDVITFCAADGCFSVSVLGGDGQPVEGSFSASLGAVPITAGAITNGEMSFTLGTPVQGCTNPAAFNYDPAADCDDGSCCPEGMVQVAILTDEQGLTGTLDVTVTLAGAIIHDGPLPVADLPGYGVSGVAVTFCEAPGCLSVTVGASDVPLAELSLISIIDELGFQQQGFNALTGFFGPLGELSETCDGVDNDCDGAVDEEFMWYPDADGDGWGANVPAVISCTPMAGSVQQTGDCDDTNADVFPGASDPCPMADGIDNDCNGLADDQDGVFWFADADGDGWGSELDIVQACTQPPGYATAAGDCDDADETVFPGGPELCDGLDNDCDGEVDEGFTWYVDADGDGFGDEASAAVFCTPPLDLVQLGGDCDDSDADTYPGAPEGCDGVDRNCDGVIPGTNGTEVYSPNWTATATTGATVELYGLLAQGKTVVLDLFAAWCPPSQQMLTANFLQDWNAHMGPDGTDQIRIVAIAVDQSAGDVTPFIDEAQWPVIVQDGESFGTLYNAIGMFDNAVPTLLMICPDRSVTMLYGGPDALPYTGLFEYDAQAATALLNERCGCREACTTNIGCMDVNACDYDPNATCPGPCAQAQEWFVDNDGDGVGSTSLGTACTQPANSAPVAGDCNDDDPTVQQGFTLFVLTEDPGDFGTAHYVVQHSGGVLEGDLDLPAETEGIGELPVCIGAGCYSISITQNDVPLWEETILLFPGDEGEQVTFNTFDGYQGGGSAEVCDGVDNDCDGTVDEGCGNCDAADRAWILANQATIETIIGNNLNACLASGDQLACFTEALVQNTPLPEACAACVAQRYVCIISECLAACVSGFGTPECQACVNASCNAAYFACAGFTDADGDGFVAELDCDDANPNAYPGANELCDTIDNDCDGLVDETPTLYYADLDGDGWGDENNTVEGGCSPPNGATSQVGDCDDSNADIYPGAPELCNGIDDDCDGAVDDLAGTAYYADADGDGYGDINSEQFSCTPIPGLITQGGDCDDTDEAINPGAADPCDAIDQDCSGGPVLTTWFVDNDGDGFGNDATTTEDCTQPSGYVATGGDCDDSNSDVFPGNGCSNCTPTEQAWIAANQQTLLNALSDCALQCLGDPGCLAGCLQANGVPLGAACLGCVDGYLACVQDNCSFPCLNAPEFCFSCQVQAGCLAQLATCMGQVDADGDGWWAGSDCDDSNANAFPGAVEVCDGVDNDCDGSADEGLSVTYYTDSDGDGFGVFGTEITGTCEQPPGTATQGGDCDDADDTVYPGAPELCDGLDNDCDEVVDNEAGMLYYTDADGDSYGDDATAVYSCTPVPGAVTVGGDCNDADAAINPGAADPCDSIDQDCSGGPVIATWYLDNDGDGFGSEATSLDDCAPPGGYVALGGDCDDANSDLFPGNGCSNCTVTEQAWLAANQQTLLNAVGGCALQCLSGDPACIASCLQDEGIPLAAVCLTCVEEYIACTFDNCLIQCLGSEEACLECQLQSGCFASFASCLGMVDADGDGWWAGSDCDDANAAINPSAQETCDGIDNDCDGTVDDNAGDAYYPDADGDGFGDNDAMVLSCTPVPGLITQGGDCNDNDADVNPLGLELCNGLDDDCDGEVDEFNDSDGDGLEDCIDPCPVNAFLTPGDGCDDGNAATTNDAIGLDCLCAGTPVAACTTDLDLIWQPDGVSLITWELREQGTNALVQAGGGIYPDVSQYSEATCLPDGCFYLTVMDEGGDGIAGGGYQLKINSGARLIDNLTDAFGNGGFTSGVYSEIDGLEGFCLPLGSDRLIFTSCDRVDWKTSPCGGEFVVANDNPAVSAQYGVSNANSGYQMWLYNPNGGYSFKRFQSHSTSNGLPAGATRACHFQLNSWSGNQLQEGVLYNVKVRGRIAGNYLPWGPACRLVVNNAAAQCPRTKLMDIPGNQYLSCGQTRPVGTSQASLVHAKPVRRMNANCNWVSANRYQFRFRLPAEGFELVKNSAVGQYWVNTNGLQCDKTYEVDVRASFDGGATWCHSSDPWGDVCLLTTTCSNALVGQGTGTAAGTLRLYPNPNQGDQLMLSLSAVAEGVQTVSVDIFDLFGKRVAARTIPVQDGFVNSVLELNGELANGMYVVSITAGADSYTERLVIQR